A part of Streptantibioticus cattleyicolor NRRL 8057 = DSM 46488 genomic DNA contains:
- a CDS encoding B3/B4 domain-containing protein: MASFHLSPAVADAFPGTLIALVTATGLRGHQPWPETDTAVAELERQLADGAWQPADESDPRIAAWHTAYRSFGTNPRRVRPSVDALGRRLAKKGALPRINPAVDSYNAVSVRHALPAGAFDLDQVTGDVHIRHADGTESFTPLGEPGTVEHPKPGEIVYADATGVLTRHWNHRDAHRTRVTEDSVRVAFILETLHATRDGHLVKATAEELRALLAPHAEATTVQYLAPAQPQVAV; this comes from the coding sequence ATGGCCTCCTTCCACCTCTCCCCCGCCGTCGCCGACGCCTTCCCAGGCACCCTCATCGCCCTGGTCACCGCGACCGGCCTGCGCGGCCACCAGCCCTGGCCGGAGACCGACACCGCCGTGGCGGAGTTGGAGCGGCAACTCGCCGACGGCGCCTGGCAGCCCGCCGACGAGAGTGACCCCCGTATCGCGGCGTGGCACACCGCCTACCGTTCCTTCGGCACCAACCCGCGCCGCGTTCGCCCCAGCGTCGACGCCCTCGGCCGCCGCCTGGCCAAGAAGGGCGCCCTGCCACGTATCAACCCGGCCGTCGACTCCTACAACGCCGTCTCCGTCCGCCACGCCCTGCCCGCCGGCGCCTTCGACCTGGACCAGGTCACCGGCGACGTCCACATCCGTCACGCGGACGGCACCGAGTCCTTCACCCCGCTCGGCGAACCGGGCACCGTCGAGCACCCCAAGCCCGGCGAGATCGTCTACGCCGACGCCACCGGCGTCCTGACCCGCCACTGGAACCACCGCGACGCCCACCGCACCCGCGTCACCGAGGACTCCGTCCGCGTCGCCTTCATCCTCGAAACCCTCCACGCCACCCGCGACGGCCACCTGGTCAAGGCCACCGCGGAGGAACTACGCGCCCTGCTCGCCCCGCACGCCGAAGCGACCACCGTCCAGTACCTCGCCCCCGCACAGCCCCAGGTCGCCGTCTAG
- a CDS encoding helix-turn-helix domain-containing protein — MAETEAALRTLAHNVRAARTRAGLSLDELGRRAKVSKGALVALEKAQGNPNFATLVRLADTLGISVSALLEGAPEGRVRVVSADTVAPLWAGEQGGEARLMLTTSGPAPVEVWRWRLEPGEEYPSHPHQAGVVETVSVTAGRMTLVVDGTEYPLDAGQTATFDADAPHTYRGAGTATCHLIMTVHLPPGPAPAS, encoded by the coding sequence ATGGCCGAGACAGAGGCGGCCCTACGGACGCTCGCGCACAACGTCCGGGCGGCCCGTACCCGGGCGGGCCTGTCCCTGGACGAACTCGGCCGCCGCGCCAAGGTCAGCAAGGGCGCCCTGGTCGCACTGGAGAAAGCGCAGGGCAACCCCAACTTCGCCACGCTCGTCCGGCTGGCCGACACCCTCGGCATCTCGGTCTCCGCCCTGCTCGAAGGGGCGCCCGAGGGCCGGGTCCGCGTCGTGAGCGCCGACACGGTCGCTCCGCTGTGGGCCGGGGAACAGGGCGGTGAGGCCCGTCTCATGCTGACCACCTCGGGCCCGGCCCCCGTCGAGGTCTGGCGCTGGCGCCTGGAGCCCGGCGAGGAATACCCCAGCCACCCCCACCAGGCCGGAGTCGTGGAAACCGTCAGCGTCACCGCCGGCCGCATGACCCTCGTCGTGGACGGCACCGAGTACCCCCTCGACGCCGGACAGACCGCCACGTTCGACGCCGACGCCCCGCACACCTACCGCGGCGCCGGCACCGCCACCTGCCACCTGATCATGACCGTCCACCTGCCGCCCGGCCCCGCCCCCGCCTCCTGA
- a CDS encoding ScbR family autoregulator-binding transcription factor, which yields MAQQERALRTRRLIVEAAGAVFDEMGFAAATTNEIIDRSGVTRGALYFHFPSKEAIADAVVAAQDEALVPPERELRLQAAIDLTMSFGDRLRHDPVLRGAVRLAVEQASYRKPDASPYVSSHAVVLRLLREAEHHGELLPGVDPEEVTALIVGAFTGIQVLSQAINNRADLLGRVTVLWRYLLPGLAVPALLPRLNTAPEVRIAQ from the coding sequence ATGGCACAGCAGGAGCGGGCGCTCAGGACCCGCCGCCTGATCGTCGAGGCGGCCGGGGCGGTCTTCGACGAGATGGGGTTCGCCGCGGCCACCACCAACGAGATCATCGACCGCAGCGGGGTGACCAGGGGCGCCCTGTACTTCCACTTCCCCTCCAAGGAGGCGATCGCGGACGCCGTCGTCGCCGCCCAGGACGAGGCGCTCGTCCCGCCCGAGCGGGAACTGCGGCTCCAGGCCGCGATCGACCTCACCATGTCCTTCGGCGACCGGCTGCGCCACGATCCGGTGCTGCGCGGCGCGGTACGGCTCGCCGTGGAGCAGGCGTCGTACCGCAAGCCGGACGCCTCCCCCTACGTCAGCTCGCACGCCGTGGTGCTGCGGCTGCTGCGGGAGGCGGAGCATCACGGCGAACTGCTGCCGGGCGTCGACCCGGAGGAGGTCACCGCGCTGATCGTCGGCGCCTTCACCGGCATCCAGGTGCTCTCGCAGGCCATCAACAACCGCGCCGATCTGCTGGGACGCGTCACCGTCCTGTGGCGGTACCTGCTCCCCGGTCTCGCGGTGCCGGCCCTGCTCCCGCGTCTCAACACCGCCCCCGAGGTCAGGATCGCGCAGTGA
- a CDS encoding MerR family transcriptional regulator, protein MRIGELAERAGTTTRALRYYESRGLLTARRDGSGYRRYDEADLRVLRQIRLLQDFGFELEETRPFVECLRAGNPAGDTCPTSIEVYRRKLAELDACITELTGVRDTIRERLARAEGTPAAPEDDAGRPAPRCELFPHGS, encoded by the coding sequence ATGCGCATCGGTGAGCTGGCCGAACGGGCGGGGACGACGACGCGGGCCCTGCGTTACTACGAGTCGCGCGGGTTGTTGACGGCCCGCCGCGACGGCAGTGGGTACCGCAGGTACGACGAGGCCGACCTGCGGGTGTTGCGGCAGATCAGGCTGCTCCAGGACTTCGGTTTCGAGCTGGAGGAGACGCGGCCGTTCGTGGAGTGCCTGCGGGCCGGCAATCCGGCCGGTGACACCTGCCCGACCTCGATCGAGGTGTACCGCCGCAAGCTCGCCGAACTCGACGCCTGCATCACGGAGTTGACCGGCGTCCGGGACACCATCAGGGAACGCCTGGCCCGGGCCGAGGGCACCCCGGCCGCCCCGGAGGACGACGCGGGACGACCGGCGCCGCGCTGCGAGCTGTTCCCGCACGGCAGCTGA
- a CDS encoding helix-turn-helix domain-containing protein, producing the protein MGNGRRGRPVGAVALRRLTPTQEERREKLAFLGQARERVDRSVFEAKYPSEVPRHLPGRGRRAKGLTQLEVGRLLGLRDGTWYAELERGLISNAPEERLLQIAELLGLTARQYEFLRVYACRPRPQYQPVTVPDGYRDVLDLYQGPAYIQDHCWNLMPPRMYNAHAEALLAGIPDDFNFLRWMLLNEKVRKAPENGAVHAWLPQFWEVWAPRALSVARATFVRHPDDPTLAQLDEELAADPDIGPLYRGKLPLYAHTDGDLRPFAHGTTGEVGWVRINVLNPHGSGATLLLLNWKPAR; encoded by the coding sequence ATGGGAAACGGTCGACGCGGCAGACCCGTGGGCGCGGTGGCGCTCCGGAGGCTGACACCGACGCAGGAGGAGCGGCGCGAGAAGCTGGCCTTCCTCGGCCAGGCCCGCGAACGCGTGGACCGGTCGGTCTTCGAGGCCAAGTACCCCAGCGAGGTCCCGCGCCACCTGCCGGGCCGGGGCCGCCGCGCCAAGGGGCTGACCCAACTGGAGGTCGGCCGCCTCCTCGGCCTCCGGGACGGCACCTGGTACGCCGAACTCGAACGCGGCCTGATCTCCAACGCCCCCGAGGAACGCCTCCTCCAGATCGCCGAACTCCTCGGCCTCACGGCCCGCCAGTACGAATTCCTGCGCGTCTACGCCTGCCGCCCCCGCCCGCAGTACCAGCCGGTCACCGTGCCGGACGGCTACCGCGACGTGCTCGACCTCTACCAGGGCCCGGCCTACATCCAGGACCACTGCTGGAACCTGATGCCGCCCCGGATGTACAACGCGCACGCCGAAGCGCTCCTGGCCGGCATCCCCGACGACTTCAACTTCCTGCGCTGGATGCTGCTGAACGAGAAGGTCCGCAAGGCCCCGGAGAACGGCGCCGTGCACGCCTGGCTCCCCCAGTTCTGGGAGGTCTGGGCACCCCGCGCCCTGTCGGTGGCCCGTGCCACGTTCGTCCGCCACCCCGACGACCCCACCCTCGCCCAGCTCGACGAGGAACTCGCCGCCGACCCCGACATCGGCCCCCTCTACCGCGGCAAACTCCCCCTGTACGCCCACACCGACGGCGACCTGCGCCCCTTCGCCCACGGCACCACCGGCGAGGTCGGCTGGGTCCGCATCAACGTCCTCAACCCCCACGGCAGCGGTGCCACGCTGCTGTTACTCAACTGGAAGCCGGCCCGGTGA
- a CDS encoding RICIN domain-containing protein has translation MPRSALSTAVALGAACLTAAFALTASPATAATSAAARTPAIVALGDSAISGEGAGTDTNDGYVAGTDGPADYCHRHPRSEIFDTGLPGVTGVDLACSGAQTGDLVSDPALARTTGTGSGDFGEPKQDAQLAATAAQYQVKMVVVTIGANDDFDFSGIMETCLGQYFPVPKSQGCRDTIGSAAITARAKAVLPKVEAALTDVRQTMRTAGYADGDYQLVLQSYFTPITPDIRTNTYAGKVANGCPAFPEDLAWGHNWVVGQLDDTLRTAAEAIPGVRFLDQRRVSYGHEVCAEMTTSPYEYTNGDVIDLGEKTRNGCDYSIGILDLCENEIRQSFHLRVAGYQGEGACLGQFYARPDQREAYCTLDQADGTTIEPLTPGQPFQDVPEDGAWYQLTNQATGQVLDLSGGGSYGDSTNGRPAITYPADGGLNQSFVLEAKPGGTYELDVSGNRAMCLDAKGGATTADTPLEQWSCDGGANQHWLLQPAGDGHYKLADSQDPAMVATLGTGSTTDPSGNPVTVLQPDTGAAGQLWQLTKLGIVYLHG, from the coding sequence GTGCCCAGATCAGCATTGTCGACCGCCGTCGCGCTCGGCGCGGCGTGCCTCACCGCGGCATTCGCCCTCACCGCCTCACCGGCGACCGCCGCCACCTCCGCCGCCGCCCGGACCCCGGCCATCGTGGCCCTCGGCGACAGCGCGATATCCGGCGAAGGCGCCGGCACCGACACCAACGACGGCTACGTGGCCGGCACCGACGGTCCGGCCGACTACTGCCACCGCCACCCCCGGTCCGAGATCTTCGACACCGGACTCCCCGGCGTCACCGGCGTCGACCTGGCCTGCTCCGGCGCCCAGACCGGCGACCTGGTCAGCGATCCGGCGCTCGCCCGTACCACCGGCACCGGCAGCGGCGACTTCGGCGAGCCCAAGCAGGACGCCCAACTCGCCGCCACCGCGGCCCAGTACCAGGTCAAGATGGTCGTCGTCACCATCGGCGCCAACGACGACTTCGACTTCAGCGGCATCATGGAGACCTGCCTGGGCCAGTACTTCCCGGTGCCCAAGTCCCAAGGGTGCCGCGACACCATCGGCAGCGCCGCCATCACCGCCCGCGCCAAGGCCGTCCTGCCCAAGGTCGAGGCGGCGCTCACCGACGTACGGCAGACCATGCGCACCGCCGGTTACGCCGACGGCGACTACCAACTCGTGCTCCAGTCCTACTTCACCCCCATCACCCCGGACATCCGCACCAACACCTACGCCGGCAAGGTGGCGAACGGCTGTCCCGCGTTCCCCGAAGACCTTGCCTGGGGCCACAACTGGGTGGTCGGACAGCTCGACGACACCCTGCGCACGGCGGCCGAGGCGATCCCCGGCGTCCGCTTCCTCGACCAGCGCCGGGTCTCCTACGGCCACGAGGTCTGCGCCGAGATGACCACCTCGCCGTACGAATACACCAACGGCGACGTCATCGACCTGGGCGAGAAGACCCGCAACGGCTGCGACTACTCCATCGGCATCCTCGACCTGTGCGAGAACGAGATCCGGCAGTCCTTCCACCTACGGGTCGCCGGCTACCAGGGCGAAGGCGCCTGCCTCGGCCAGTTCTACGCCCGTCCCGACCAACGCGAGGCCTACTGCACCCTCGACCAGGCCGACGGCACCACCATCGAACCCCTCACCCCCGGCCAGCCGTTCCAGGACGTCCCCGAGGACGGCGCCTGGTACCAACTGACCAACCAGGCCACCGGCCAGGTGCTCGACCTCTCCGGCGGCGGCTCCTACGGCGACAGCACCAACGGCCGCCCCGCCATCACCTATCCCGCCGACGGCGGCCTCAACCAGTCCTTCGTCCTGGAGGCCAAACCCGGCGGCACCTACGAACTCGACGTCAGCGGCAACCGCGCCATGTGCCTGGACGCCAAGGGCGGCGCCACCACCGCCGACACCCCCCTCGAACAATGGTCCTGCGACGGCGGCGCCAACCAACACTGGCTCCTCCAACCCGCCGGAGACGGCCACTACAAACTCGCCGACTCCCAGGACCCCGCCATGGTCGCCACCCTCGGCACCGGCTCCACCACCGACCCCTCCGGCAACCCCGTCACCGTCCTCCAGCCCGACACCGGCGCGGCCGGACAACTGTGGCAACTGACGAAGCTGGGCATCGTGTACCTGCACGGGTGA
- a CDS encoding EamA family transporter, with protein MLALLLALGSSLAYGCADFLGGLGARKAHVLRTVMVAAPASLGVELVLWPVLGASFGPAALGWGAASGVASAAAFALLYRTLAIGPMNVLSPVTALVSAALPVGVGLLQGERLTAAGLVGLPLALAAVVLVSAGHGAGSARPSRTALLLAFGAGAAIALQLIFLHQAPTDSGVAPLIIGRAVSSAVTLTAAGIMRRRLGSEKPAYAISATAGVLDSLANLLFLLAARSGDLTVVALITALYPAGTVLLARGVLAERIHRGQLVGLGTAAVAVSLLALT; from the coding sequence GTGCTCGCTCTGCTCCTGGCCCTGGGCAGCTCACTCGCCTACGGATGCGCCGACTTCCTGGGGGGCCTCGGTGCCCGTAAGGCTCACGTGCTGCGGACCGTGATGGTCGCCGCCCCGGCCTCTCTCGGGGTCGAACTGGTGCTGTGGCCCGTGCTCGGCGCCTCGTTCGGCCCGGCGGCTCTCGGCTGGGGTGCCGCGTCGGGGGTCGCGTCGGCCGCCGCGTTCGCGTTGCTGTACAGGACGCTGGCGATCGGCCCGATGAACGTGCTGTCGCCGGTGACCGCGCTGGTGTCCGCCGCGCTTCCCGTGGGCGTGGGGCTGCTCCAGGGCGAGCGGCTGACGGCGGCCGGGCTGGTGGGTCTGCCGTTGGCGCTGGCGGCGGTGGTACTGGTCAGCGCCGGGCACGGGGCGGGGTCGGCGCGTCCCTCGCGGACCGCGCTGCTGCTGGCCTTCGGGGCGGGCGCCGCCATCGCCCTTCAACTGATCTTCCTGCACCAGGCGCCCACCGACAGCGGCGTGGCCCCTCTCATCATCGGCCGGGCGGTCTCCTCGGCCGTGACCTTGACGGCAGCCGGGATCATGCGTCGCAGGCTCGGCTCCGAGAAACCCGCGTATGCGATCTCGGCGACCGCGGGTGTGCTGGACTCGCTGGCGAACCTGCTCTTCCTGCTCGCCGCCCGCAGCGGAGACCTCACCGTGGTCGCCCTGATCACCGCCCTCTACCCGGCCGGCACCGTCCTGCTCGCCCGCGGCGTGCTCGCCGAGCGCATCCACCGCGGCCAACTCGTCGGACTCGGCACCGCCGCCGTCGCCGTCAGCCTCCTCGCCCTTACCTGA
- a CDS encoding SDR family NAD(P)-dependent oxidoreductase, translating to MAGRTAVVTGASRGIGLAVVRTLIREGLRVVGAARTISPELGETGAIPVAVDLTVAENCTYLIERAVAELGGIDLLVNNAGVGEVFARAGFLSADDETWQRSWALNFFAPVRLIRAALPTLLERRGRVVNVSSIGARLATGPVDYAAAKAALNTLGKALAEEFGPRGVRINTVSPGPTRTTAWDGPCSYGAQQAKLHGADVREYIATVPDESGMITGRLIEPEEVAALIAFVASDVASSMQGTDYVIDGGAVKTV from the coding sequence ATGGCGGGTCGGACCGCGGTGGTCACCGGTGCCAGCCGAGGGATCGGGCTGGCCGTGGTGCGTACCCTGATCCGCGAGGGCCTTCGGGTGGTGGGCGCCGCGCGGACGATTTCCCCGGAACTCGGCGAGACCGGTGCCATTCCGGTCGCGGTCGATCTGACCGTGGCCGAGAACTGTACGTATCTCATTGAGCGGGCGGTGGCGGAACTCGGTGGGATCGATCTGCTGGTGAACAACGCGGGCGTCGGAGAAGTATTCGCCCGGGCCGGTTTTCTCTCGGCGGACGACGAAACGTGGCAGCGTTCGTGGGCGCTCAATTTCTTCGCGCCGGTGCGGCTGATCCGGGCGGCGCTGCCGACGTTGCTGGAGCGCCGGGGACGGGTGGTGAACGTGTCCTCCATCGGCGCCCGGTTGGCCACCGGCCCGGTGGACTACGCCGCGGCGAAGGCGGCGCTCAACACCCTGGGCAAGGCGCTGGCGGAGGAGTTCGGCCCGCGGGGCGTCCGGATCAACACCGTCTCGCCCGGGCCCACCCGTACCACCGCCTGGGACGGGCCGTGCAGTTACGGAGCCCAGCAGGCGAAGCTGCACGGCGCGGACGTGCGGGAGTACATCGCCACGGTGCCGGACGAGAGCGGCATGATCACCGGGCGGCTGATCGAGCCGGAAGAGGTCGCCGCGCTGATCGCGTTCGTCGCCTCCGACGTGGCGAGCAGCATGCAGGGCACCGACTACGTCATCGACGGCGGGGCCGTCAAGACGGTGTGA
- a CDS encoding transglycosylase SLT domain-containing protein, whose translation MAQTRKSRWWLAVAGVAIVAGCAVTQGGHGNGHGSGPGADRTGASASPSASAPGTPAPTPSGMAAGNQDPSRFAKQVVKYADQAGIHPQLLMAILYNESYKPHDPAWERAWQRMKPDAAFGIANMHKAAFDETKRGRDFAGRGWQELPDDPSLAIEAAAWYLHDLARDLPDARSGTYTRDELLALGYNAGPGNMAAFARGAHLGPAAQSYLDRLRGYWSLAGQVVRRHG comes from the coding sequence GTGGCACAGACGCGGAAGTCCCGGTGGTGGCTTGCCGTGGCGGGCGTGGCGATCGTGGCCGGATGCGCGGTGACGCAGGGCGGCCACGGGAACGGCCACGGAAGCGGGCCGGGTGCGGACCGGACGGGCGCGTCGGCGTCCCCGTCGGCGTCGGCCCCGGGCACCCCGGCCCCCACGCCCAGCGGCATGGCGGCCGGCAACCAGGATCCGTCGCGCTTCGCCAAGCAGGTGGTCAAGTACGCCGACCAGGCCGGGATCCATCCGCAGCTGCTGATGGCGATCCTGTACAACGAGTCGTACAAGCCGCACGATCCGGCGTGGGAGCGGGCGTGGCAGCGGATGAAGCCCGACGCGGCGTTCGGCATCGCCAACATGCACAAGGCGGCGTTCGACGAGACCAAGCGCGGACGCGACTTCGCCGGTCGCGGCTGGCAGGAACTGCCGGACGACCCGTCGCTGGCGATCGAGGCCGCGGCCTGGTACCTGCACGATCTCGCCCGCGATCTGCCGGACGCGCGGTCGGGTACCTACACCCGGGACGAGCTGCTGGCCCTGGGGTACAACGCCGGCCCCGGGAACATGGCGGCGTTCGCGCGCGGCGCGCACCTCGGCCCGGCGGCGCAGTCGTACCTGGACCGCCTGCGCGGGTACTGGTCGCTGGCCGGCCAGGTGGTGCGCCGACACGGCTGA
- a CDS encoding leucine-rich repeat domain-containing protein encodes MSDVPRAAPNATETRDLVRPRAGLTRWPTGLARMTALRRIDLDGNALPHLPAEVAALPALATLSLYANQLTHVPDALGDAPALRHLSLGGNRLTRVPDSLCRLTTLRSLNLAENLLTALPPRLGDLTDLRMLDLGHNRLHHIPDALGDLPNLTDYLYLSDNGFTSVPASLGRLTGLDYLNLTHNHLTTLPDTLGDMAALRELRLYDNHLATLPSTLGRLTRLRELHLADNHLTVLPHTLGDLHDLRHLDLRNNPLRHLPDTLGTLHRLRHLDLRATHLRHLPDTLATLPSLEKLDLRWTKLDQLPPWIQALRQRGCVVLL; translated from the coding sequence ATGAGCGATGTCCCCCGGGCCGCCCCGAACGCCACCGAGACCCGGGACCTCGTCCGCCCCCGGGCCGGACTCACCCGTTGGCCCACCGGCCTCGCCCGGATGACCGCACTGCGCCGCATCGACCTCGACGGCAACGCGCTCCCCCATCTCCCCGCCGAGGTCGCCGCCCTCCCCGCGCTGGCAACCCTCTCGCTCTACGCCAACCAACTCACCCACGTACCCGACGCCTTGGGCGACGCCCCCGCCCTCCGTCACCTCAGCCTCGGCGGCAACCGCCTCACCCGCGTTCCCGACTCCCTCTGCCGCCTGACCACCCTCCGCTCGCTCAACCTCGCCGAAAACCTCCTCACCGCCCTCCCCCCACGCCTCGGCGACCTCACCGACCTACGGATGCTCGACCTCGGCCACAACCGGCTGCACCACATCCCCGACGCCCTCGGCGACCTACCCAACCTCACCGACTACCTCTACCTCAGCGACAACGGCTTCACCTCCGTCCCCGCCTCCCTGGGCCGCCTCACCGGGCTCGACTACCTCAACCTCACCCACAACCACCTCACCACCCTTCCCGACACCCTCGGCGACATGGCCGCCCTCCGCGAACTCCGGCTCTACGACAACCACCTCGCCACCCTCCCCTCCACCCTCGGCCGCCTCACCCGCCTCCGCGAACTCCACCTCGCCGACAACCACCTCACCGTCCTCCCTCACACCCTCGGCGACCTGCACGACCTCCGCCACCTCGACCTCCGCAACAACCCCCTCCGCCACCTCCCCGACACCCTCGGCACCCTCCACCGCCTCCGCCACCTCGACCTCCGCGCCACCCACCTCCGCCACCTCCCGGACACCCTCGCCACGCTCCCCTCCCTGGAGAAACTCGACCTCCGGTGGACGAAGCTCGACCAACTGCCGCCCTGGATCCAGGCGTTGCGGCAACGGGGGTGCGTGGTGCTGCTGTGA
- a CDS encoding helix-turn-helix domain-containing protein produces the protein MCVGPTPLSRFLRTHRRRAGLTQETLARRLDVSTRTVSNWERGRHGVDPDRVADLGHALGLTPDEHDRLRLLVPAAPDRAADPGPGPVRPVPPPHLVARFTDEWRRGFHDVAMPAYLRDPAWHILACNPAFTSAFATAAAMPHAMPWENFARFVCLHPDAPRVLHDWYDGWLVPVLGEIADGLRTGTDQAAPRRLLAELTGRPAVARAWTRVAAAARRAAPPPRRPLSHPDPRVGNVLVHVSSMEPEGLHGYRSVFWRLEPREPAPTRPGSRG, from the coding sequence GTGTGCGTCGGCCCCACCCCCCTCTCCCGCTTCCTGCGCACCCACCGCCGACGCGCCGGGCTCACCCAGGAGACCCTCGCCCGCCGGCTCGACGTCAGCACCCGCACCGTCAGCAACTGGGAACGCGGCCGGCACGGCGTGGACCCGGACCGCGTGGCGGACCTCGGCCACGCGCTCGGTCTCACGCCGGACGAACACGACCGATTACGCCTGCTCGTCCCCGCCGCCCCGGACCGCGCCGCCGACCCCGGCCCCGGCCCCGTACGGCCGGTGCCCCCACCCCACCTCGTCGCCCGCTTCACCGACGAATGGCGCCGCGGCTTCCACGATGTCGCCATGCCCGCCTACCTGCGCGACCCGGCCTGGCACATCCTCGCCTGCAACCCGGCGTTCACCAGCGCCTTCGCCACCGCCGCCGCCATGCCGCACGCCATGCCCTGGGAGAACTTCGCCCGCTTCGTGTGCCTCCACCCCGACGCCCCCCGGGTGCTCCACGACTGGTACGACGGGTGGCTCGTGCCCGTCCTCGGCGAGATCGCCGACGGGCTGCGGACCGGAACGGACCAGGCGGCGCCGCGCCGGCTGCTGGCGGAGCTGACGGGCCGGCCCGCGGTGGCCCGTGCCTGGACACGGGTCGCGGCGGCGGCGCGGCGGGCGGCGCCACCGCCGCGCAGACCGCTGAGCCACCCCGATCCGCGCGTCGGCAACGTCCTGGTGCACGTCAGCTCCATGGAACCGGAGGGCCTGCACGGCTACCGCAGCGTGTTCTGGCGGCTGGAGCCCAGGGAGCCGGCGCCGACGCGGCCGGGGTCGCGCGGCTGA
- a CDS encoding MmyB family transcriptional regulator, which translates to MDDDVEGRPPQGWGAFITAVRHRMKLPQRRFAALVRASEHTVINWERGSTVPNRKRIDELRRRLDLGPQEEALLYWLADHSGPPVPASSSLHDLAPHLAGCKLWIDRQSDPTCLTDVERNVVLYNEAYELLMADMIASAPKPSCSPLHNPLRFVAFHPGAREMLVDWYDRWLLPALAQLSVALLRYPDAAELRRIAVDLEADEITKRAFVDDLPIWPGRPENLLHGDGRPRRIRHPDLGVVGVHVIESVPVPGLARGLRSVTLLLPGA; encoded by the coding sequence GTGGACGACGACGTGGAAGGGCGCCCTCCGCAGGGCTGGGGCGCCTTCATCACCGCCGTCCGGCACCGGATGAAGCTTCCGCAGCGCCGGTTCGCCGCGTTGGTACGGGCCAGTGAGCACACCGTCATCAACTGGGAACGCGGCAGCACCGTCCCCAACCGCAAGCGCATCGACGAACTGCGTCGCCGCCTCGACCTCGGGCCGCAGGAGGAGGCGTTGCTCTACTGGCTCGCCGACCACTCCGGCCCGCCGGTGCCCGCCTCGTCCTCCCTCCACGACCTCGCCCCGCACCTGGCGGGCTGCAAGCTCTGGATCGACCGGCAGAGCGACCCCACCTGCCTGACCGACGTCGAGCGGAACGTCGTCCTCTACAACGAGGCGTACGAACTGCTCATGGCCGACATGATCGCCTCGGCGCCGAAGCCCAGTTGCAGCCCGCTGCACAACCCGCTGCGGTTCGTCGCCTTCCACCCCGGCGCCCGCGAGATGCTGGTGGACTGGTACGACCGCTGGCTGCTGCCGGCGCTGGCGCAGTTGTCGGTGGCGTTGCTGCGCTACCCCGACGCGGCCGAACTGCGGCGCATCGCCGTCGATCTGGAGGCCGACGAGATCACCAAGCGGGCCTTCGTCGACGACCTGCCCATCTGGCCCGGCCGTCCGGAGAACCTGCTGCACGGTGACGGCCGGCCCCGCCGGATCCGCCACCCCGACCTCGGCGTCGTCGGTGTCCATGTCATCGAGTCCGTCCCGGTGCCGGGGCTGGCGCGGGGTCTGCGTTCGGTCACGTTGCTGCTGCCGGGTGCGTGA
- a CDS encoding thioredoxin family protein, giving the protein MTRTHAVPEVTDADFAEEVLAAEGPVLVKFTADWCAPCRQLAPVLSEIAAEESGRLKVVQVNVDSSPGTPAAYGVLATPTLMVFRAGEPVRQLVGARAKRRLLAEIADVLPARP; this is encoded by the coding sequence ATGACACGCACCCACGCGGTACCGGAGGTCACCGACGCCGACTTCGCCGAGGAGGTGCTGGCGGCGGAGGGGCCGGTGCTGGTGAAGTTCACGGCGGACTGGTGCGCCCCGTGCCGGCAGCTCGCACCGGTGCTGAGCGAGATCGCGGCGGAGGAGAGCGGACGCCTCAAGGTCGTCCAGGTGAACGTCGACAGCAGCCCCGGCACACCGGCCGCGTACGGCGTGCTGGCGACGCCGACCCTGATGGTCTTCCGGGCGGGGGAGCCGGTGCGGCAGCTGGTCGGCGCCCGGGCGAAGCGGCGGTTGCTGGCGGAGATCGCGGACGTGCTCCCCGCGCGTCCCTGA